In Lepisosteus oculatus isolate fLepOcu1 chromosome 29, fLepOcu1.hap2, whole genome shotgun sequence, the genomic window GTCGATCTCAGAGTTTCGGGCACCTCTGTGTCACACTATCTGAACTTTGAAACTAGATCTTGTTGTGCGAATCcaagctttttgtttttgcagacaGCAGAAGAACCGCCACACTGCAAGCTGTCCAGTCAGTGTTTTGAATGAGTGCTTACACAATCGCTCAGCACTGAGCCAGCCCACATTCTGATCTACACTGCCTCAAAGGGGGCTGCCACAAGTCAGGATGCAGCAAGTGTTTCTTTGgagagggttttttttcttgactgtTTACTGCTGGGCTTGGTTGCGGTTGCTGTGGAGAGCGTCTGGTCCCGTCTGTGCGGCTGAGGGGGGGTGCAGTGATGATGTTGTCCTCCTCTGTTGCAGGCCCCTCCCCGAGGACGGAGACATGGAGTCCTCCTGCAGCCTCACGGACAACAGGAACTGTGAGTGCCGCCGTGTCCCAGCCTAGGCAGCACATCCAGCGTTACATCCAGATAACCAGCTCGTCAGAACCGCTGTAAAATCATGAGTCTGAGCAGATTCAAGCCATATCTGGTctatgtgggtttttttttattttgaattagaGATACCACTGAGAACATTAAGATGTTCTGTTTCTCACTTATAATCTTCTCTTACTAAACAGTGCTATGCAAGCCTCCTTTTCCAACACAGATTTGGagtattttctatttatatGACACCGTAAAGCAATTTAACGTAGTACTcaccattaatttaaaataataattaataattccttacacttatactgcacttttctggacaccccattcaaagcactttacagggaatgggggctcccctccactaccactagtgtgcagccccatctggattatgcgccagtactctctccacacatcagtggggaggagagcagagtgatgatgGAAATTAAGTCATAGATGgaaattattaggaggccatgactggtaaagaccagggggaaattttcgagaaacaccgctgagagtcaggacctcagttttttgtctcatccaaaggacaagACCTTTTTTTTACCGTATTGTGTCCCTGtcaatatactggggcattaggatccacacagacctcagggtgagcgccccctgctggccccactaacacctcttccagcagcaactttagtttttcccaggaggtctcccatccaggtactggccaggctcacagctgctgagcttcagtgggctcccagttgtgagctgcaaagGTATATAGCGTTACTATTACTATTGATCACCATTGTACTCTCTCTCTGGATTCTCGGCACAGCTCCTCCCAACTCCCTGAACgtgggtgggggtggaggggggagTTCGGCTCATCGGAAGCGGAGAACCCTGGTGGCCCCCGAGATGAACCTGTCCCTTGACCAGAGCGAGGGCTCTCTGCTCTCCGACGACTTCCTGGACACCCCCGATGACCTGGACATCAACGTGGATGACATAGAGACACCCGACGAGACCGACTCCCTGGAGTTCATCACCAACGGCAACGAGCTGGAGTGGGAAGGTCAGCATGGGTCAGAGGTCAAGGGTCACTGGGATGCAGGGGTTCTGTGGTACAGAAAGCCTAGGTGTCTTTCCGTAGGATGGAATTGAGAAGAGAAAAAGCTCTTTCTGACCTTGTTTGTCAGCTGGTATTGGGGATTAAGAAAAACAGTGAGGAAATTCAATATGACATTAAAATTGTCAGTTTAGTACTGTATGATGACATACTGGTCCTAAAGTAGTAGCCAGTTATCTGCTGTCTGTTACACAAAGGCTACAGGAGCTCCTttataatatgtatatatataatttgcTTACCAACTTATCAGACTGTTAATGGCTTATGAGAAATCCTCACAAATTATTTAAAGGTCTTGTTTGTGAGTGTCCTGAAGTCTGCAGTGTAAGCCATGTATTCATTAAATATTAGTGTAACGACCATTAAAAGGTTCATAAGAACAcagtttcctctgtgtttcagaTGACACTCCGGTCGCCTCAGCCAAGGCTCCGCCCAGTGAGGGGGCGGGGCTGCCCGGAGAGGAAGGGGAGGGGTCAGCGTCTAATGGGCGGCTGTGGAGGACAGTGATCATCGGGGAGCAGGAGCACCGTATCGACATGCAAGTCATCAGGCCCTACCTGCGTGTCATCACCCACGGGGGTGAGTGCGTTCACCATATCAGCCACGCGAGCTCGCCCCTCACAGTGCACGGCACTGACAAGTTCTCTTATCATTATTTATTCTTCAGCTCGGCTTACAAAATAGCTGAAAGACCTATCATGACCCCAACGGAGGGGCCATTTAAACTCTGACAGTTGTTGCAGGACAGAGAAAGTCAGAAAGAAGCACATTTAATCATCTTATTGCACATTAAACCTAAACACAGTTATGACCTTGTTCAGCCTGCAGTGCACATTGGCTCCACTCCACTGAGTGCTTCTGTGTCCCAGTACAAAAGAACTATGACAAGAGCTTGCAAACCATGAAACCTTATCCAGAAGAAACAAACTCGACCTATCCATTATTCATAGTTCATTTTGCACATGCATGgatttttatattatacattatttcATCTTTGTATTTGCAATGCACTGGACACAGTCTTTACAGTGCCTTCCATGCATGTGCTCTGTGACAGTTTCTATAAAACGATCAATGCATTGACTGACACTGAATTACTGGATACAACAGTGTTGTTATACCTATACCTGCACTGCAAGTCTCTGGGATGCACTCGAAGGCAATCAGAAATTCTCCATCGTCTCTGGCAGTTTGCTGAGCTTCCCAGCCTTCCCATGAGATTCCGCCCTCTCTCCCCGCAGGTTACTACGGAGAAGGCCTGAATGCCATCATCGTGTTTGCAGCCTGCTACCTCCCAGACAGCAACTGCGCAGATTACCACTACATCATGGAGAACCTCTTCCTGTAAGCATCCCACTGCAGGATAGAGTCTGCCCTTTACTCACCTAGCCTGCGTCAGAAGAGACGCTGAAGCATGGCAGCAGCCATGGAACATCCTGAATACCGCTTTGTATGGATTCCACCCTCTCCATCCTTTTACTGTAAAACAGAGCCCTGGGCAGTGAGAGATGCACAGCAGCATGTTTTTTCTGATTGTGGGACCAAGCTCCACTTGAGAGCAGTATAGGTTTGTGATCTTAACATTCAGTTTGCTTGACTGGATAACAGTTTCTTCACCCATGTCTTAAAAAGCAGgatccaatgttttttttaaggaatgGCATCTGACAGTTGTTCTTTATGTCAAGCTGTGTGAAGAACTCTTCGTACTAGATCTTTACATCAAGATCGTCGTCTCCATACAAACGCATTCAGTGTCTTTCAGCAGCTAGGTCTCTTCCTGTAGCTCTGCTAGTGTCAGCGGCTGGTTAGATCCCGGGGTAGATCTTTCCCAGAAAGGTTCTGTACAGTACCAAAAGTATCCAAGTCCGAAAACGTAAAAGCGAAGCCGTAGTCAAGGGATATAGCTGGGGTTTCAAGAGCCAAAAGTCGATTAGGCTAAAGTGTCGTTCCAAAAGGGCAGGATGCAGGTTGAGCTTGAGAGAGGGAACCTTAATAGTGAGTGGAGACTCAGTGGAGTGAGAGGGTATAAAAAGGGAAGATCGTGTGGAATGATGATTGATTAATTAGTGCGAGGATGTCTACAGGGAGAGGTGCTCCCGTGCGGTTCGTGACAGCTGGGGGCTGAGAGCCAgtgttctctctctttttttctctgtggcccCCAACAACAGGTATGTGATCAGCAGCCTGGAGCTCCTGGTGGCAGAGGATTACATGATCATCTACCTGAACGGAGCCACCCCTCGGAGGAGGATGCCTGGAATTGTCTGGCTCAAGAAGTGCTACCAGATGATCGACAGAAGGTGAGGGCTTTCACAGGGATCTGTGTGCGCCACGGGAGGGGTGATAGAATGAACGACGTTTCCTTGTGGGGTCCCATCATCGAGCACATCGGACACCTGTTGTCACCAGTGCAAAGATGGCTACACAGAACAGTCATGCACGGGGGTGGTGCATTCTGGGCTTTCTCTGTTCACGAATGTCATTTCCCTGCTGCATGCATGTTTGTTTGGATTAGAATCAAAAACAGTGTTGCGATTTAATAACCATCTCTTTCTCATGCATCTCGGTCCCGGCACTTACCCACACTCAAGAGTTCTCTCCTGCTGTAGTTCAGATCAGGCCACTTTTCTTGGAAGCTTCGCAGGTGCCCCACACACGGGATATCGAATGTCActagggataaaaaaaaaacatctgcggCAGGTTCATTTTGAGCAATTGCCCAAAAGTAGTATTTGTTTCTTCCAGTGTTGAGTCTTTGCAGGTGAAATGCAGGGCCGGTTGGTTCTGACCTAGAGGGGAgttttatttgtgtgtgtgtgtgtctgtgtctgcaacTCCGAAGGCTGAGGAAGAACCTGAAGTCTCTGATCATCGCTCACCCTTCCTGGTTCATCCGCACTGTGCTGGCCATCTCCAGGCCCTTCATCAGGTGAGAGGGTGCCCTGGGTTTGACTGGGAGGGGGGATACGGGCTGCAGGACTCCTAGCACCCACTGCCAGCCAGGGCCAGAGAGCACGCCATTCTCCAGGCAGCTCCTAATCGTTTGTTTTCACGTCTTCGTGGCCTAATATCTAATAAAGATGACTCATTCACATAAATGAGTGAATAAATACACGCACATCATCATCCATTAATCCCAGTGTAATTTTAAGTTAGGAGGTGATTCAATGTCGAAACTAGACAAATATAAAAGAACCAAATAATTTACAGCATCCAAATTAGACATTTGGAATCATGCCTACAGTATAGAAGTCTTGCTGTATTTAATACACAATGCAAATCGTGTTCACTAGAGAGCTCACACAAGTCTTCACAAGGTGCACTTAGGGCAGTGTGTGTTAGTACTGCAAGATGGAACTGGGTCGTGTTTGAAAACAAATACTTTGCGAACTTAGTTTGCTGTTGGTGTCTGAGAGCCGGCAGCCCGCGTCACAGCAGTGTCCCCGTGTCTCGCGCAGCGTGAAGTTCATGAACAAGATCCGCTACGTGCACAGCCTGGAGGAGCTCGAGCAGATCATTCCGATGGAGCACGTGCAGATCCCGGAGTGCCTGCTACAGTAAGTGCACACGGCCGCCAGAGGGCAGCAGTCAAGCACGTC contains:
- the atcaya gene encoding caytaxin isoform X1, translating into MGTTEATLRMEHMEVKDEWQDEDFPRPLPEDGDMESSCSLTDNRNSPPNSLNVGGGGGGSSAHRKRRTLVAPEMNLSLDQSEGSLLSDDFLDTPDDLDINVDDIETPDETDSLEFITNGNELEWEDDTPVASAKAPPSEGAGLPGEEGEGSASNGRLWRTVIIGEQEHRIDMQVIRPYLRVITHGGYYGEGLNAIIVFAACYLPDSNCADYHYIMENLFLYVISSLELLVAEDYMIIYLNGATPRRRMPGIVWLKKCYQMIDRRLRKNLKSLIIAHPSWFIRTVLAISRPFISVKFMNKIRYVHSLEELEQIIPMEHVQIPECLLQYEEERIKVRKERMEQEQQQRDPPPPPPQQQGEKERPTSTAEEPGGL
- the atcaya gene encoding caytaxin isoform X3; the encoded protein is MGTTEATLRMEHMEVKDEWQDEDFPRPLPEDGDMESSCSLTDNRNSPPNSLNVGGGGGGSSAHRKRRTLVAPEMNLSLDQSEGSLLSDDFLDTPDDLDINVDDIETPDETDSLEFITNGNELEWEDDTPVASAKAPPSEGAGLPGEEGEGSASNGRLWRTVIIGEQEHRIDMQVIRPYLRVITHGGYYGEGLNAIIVFAACYLPDSNCADYHYIMENLFLYVISSLELLVAEDYMIIYLNGATPRRRMPGIVWLKKCYQMIDRRLRKNLKSLIIAHPSWFIRTVLAISRPFISVKFMNKIRYVHSLEELEQIIPMEHVQIPECLLQ
- the atcaya gene encoding caytaxin isoform X2; its protein translation is MESSCSLTDNRNSPPNSLNVGGGGGGSSAHRKRRTLVAPEMNLSLDQSEGSLLSDDFLDTPDDLDINVDDIETPDETDSLEFITNGNELEWEDDTPVASAKAPPSEGAGLPGEEGEGSASNGRLWRTVIIGEQEHRIDMQVIRPYLRVITHGGYYGEGLNAIIVFAACYLPDSNCADYHYIMENLFLYVISSLELLVAEDYMIIYLNGATPRRRMPGIVWLKKCYQMIDRRLRKNLKSLIIAHPSWFIRTVLAISRPFISVKFMNKIRYVHSLEELEQIIPMEHVQIPECLLQYEEERIKVRKERMEQEQQQRDPPPPPPQQQGEKERPTSTAEEPGGL